In the Elioraea tepida genome, one interval contains:
- a CDS encoding tripartite tricarboxylate transporter permease, with protein MFLDLFARSWGLWWAIWPGILLGLIVGVLPGFSPQNTLIILLPVTLAMRIEAALAFMVSLYCANHLSGGIPAILVNIPGSSGAAATTIDGYQMTKKGKGQQALVLSFVASVAGGLITSVAVLAFLPLLADLSLRLRSVEMVVIILFGLTLIAVIAARDMLKGLIGGCFGLMLGAIGTDAVYSTPRATFGLLELYDGLPLVPVLIGQFAIGEALAMVEEETIVAEGAARESAAGARWADTIEGLWMSLRNWWHITWTAFIGLVIGILPGAGAYIAAFVAYQQSRLFSKTPEKYGTGHPQGVIAPEAANNGVTSGTLVPMMTIGVPGGSTAAVMMIVLQYQGIVVGPRLFTESPEVAYGVFVTMTVAYIMMMPLVLPLARYAAKVVLVPTRYLVPIILGLTTIGAFADREYAFDMGVALVFGLIGYIATKTKYHVTSILIGVLLGPVFERYLLRALRIGQRDPLVLFSSTVGNVLWALLVVSVVLPIWRDRQLARREAAAKEARP; from the coding sequence TTGTTCCTCGACCTGTTCGCCCGCTCGTGGGGGCTGTGGTGGGCGATCTGGCCGGGGATCCTGCTCGGGCTGATCGTCGGCGTGCTGCCGGGATTCAGCCCGCAGAACACGCTGATCATCCTTCTGCCCGTGACGCTCGCGATGCGGATCGAGGCCGCGCTTGCCTTCATGGTCTCGCTCTACTGCGCGAACCACCTCTCGGGCGGCATCCCGGCGATCCTCGTCAACATCCCGGGCTCAAGCGGCGCGGCAGCGACGACGATCGACGGCTATCAGATGACGAAGAAGGGAAAGGGCCAGCAGGCGCTCGTGCTCTCCTTCGTCGCCTCAGTCGCGGGCGGGCTCATCACCTCCGTCGCCGTGCTCGCCTTCCTGCCGCTGCTTGCCGATCTCAGCTTGCGTCTGCGGTCGGTCGAGATGGTCGTGATCATCCTGTTCGGGCTGACGCTGATCGCGGTGATCGCGGCGCGCGACATGCTGAAAGGGCTGATCGGCGGCTGCTTCGGGCTGATGCTCGGCGCGATCGGAACGGACGCGGTCTATTCGACGCCGCGCGCCACCTTCGGCCTGCTCGAGCTCTATGACGGTCTGCCGCTCGTTCCGGTGCTGATCGGCCAGTTCGCGATCGGCGAGGCGCTCGCCATGGTCGAGGAGGAGACGATCGTCGCCGAAGGAGCGGCGCGCGAGAGCGCGGCCGGGGCGCGCTGGGCCGACACGATCGAGGGGCTCTGGATGAGCCTCAGGAACTGGTGGCACATCACCTGGACGGCCTTCATCGGCCTCGTGATCGGGATCCTGCCCGGTGCGGGCGCCTACATCGCCGCCTTCGTCGCCTATCAGCAGTCGCGGCTGTTCTCGAAGACGCCCGAGAAGTACGGCACCGGCCATCCCCAGGGCGTGATCGCTCCGGAGGCGGCGAACAACGGCGTCACCTCCGGAACGCTCGTACCGATGATGACGATCGGCGTTCCCGGCGGCTCCACCGCGGCGGTGATGATGATCGTTCTGCAGTATCAGGGGATCGTCGTCGGGCCGCGCCTGTTCACGGAGTCGCCCGAGGTCGCCTACGGCGTCTTCGTCACCATGACCGTCGCCTACATCATGATGATGCCGCTCGTGCTGCCGCTCGCACGCTATGCCGCGAAGGTGGTGCTCGTGCCGACGCGCTATCTCGTGCCGATCATCCTCGGGCTGACCACGATCGGTGCCTTCGCCGACCGCGAATACGCCTTCGACATGGGGGTCGCGCTCGTCTTCGGGCTGATCGGCTACATCGCGACGAAGACGAAGTATCACGTCACCTCGATCCTGATCGGCGTCCTGCTCGGGCCAGTGTTCGAGCGCTATCTGTTGCGCGCGCTGCGCATCGGGCAAAGGGACCCGCTCGTGCTGTTCTCGAGCACGGTCGGCAACGTGCTCTGGGCGCTGCTCGTCGTCTCCGTGGTTCTGCCGATCTGGCGCGACCGGCAGCTCGCGCGGCGCGAGGCGGCGGCGAAGGAAGCAAGGCCATGA
- a CDS encoding ABC transporter substrate-binding protein: MLRVALLADIANYDPHQFSFINASLIKNLYDSLLEYTPDGRAIPSLAEARAIAPNSRSVTLTLRNDVRLHSGNKLDAAAVAANLRKAADPRLGKNVYPTMSIVADWTVVDPRTIRLDFKHPVPDRQVTDLLQFISIIDPAGIETVEQTPAGSGPYRLAERVVGQRIRLVANPDDWRRGEPVMREVVFRIFSQDAAATAALESGGVDVIYGGSSRSAARLKQAGDPVIDGPGPLVQVFRINTTRGPFRNDTFRQAFNYLIDREGILRVCYAGMGTVVALPWAPSSPAHDPSYAQTYAFSIETGRELLQRSGLSQAEMSNWKLVVNAGSQPDVAISQLVQATLRRVGITIELEMKEGAELTEAMLRGRFDAIFGGIGNVQKFLSRVTTNSIYRTSNNPILGEPHPFPAYVAAIERVNTTLGSGPEVKAAYDHLNKVLVACAFGIPTNTYNPGLIVTAKNVSGFTLDIDNMLVLRTTVRR; the protein is encoded by the coding sequence GTGCTGCGCGTCGCACTCCTCGCCGACATCGCCAACTACGACCCGCACCAGTTCTCCTTCATCAATGCGAGCCTGATCAAGAACCTCTACGACAGCCTGCTCGAGTACACGCCCGACGGCCGCGCCATCCCCTCCCTCGCCGAGGCCCGGGCGATCGCGCCCAACAGCCGGTCGGTGACGCTCACGCTGCGCAACGACGTTCGACTCCACAGCGGCAACAAGCTGGACGCGGCGGCGGTGGCCGCGAACCTCCGGAAGGCGGCCGATCCGCGGCTCGGCAAGAACGTCTATCCGACCATGTCGATCGTCGCGGACTGGACGGTGGTCGACCCGCGCACGATCCGGCTCGACTTCAAGCACCCGGTGCCCGACCGGCAGGTGACCGACCTCCTGCAGTTCATTTCGATCATCGACCCGGCCGGCATCGAGACGGTGGAGCAGACGCCGGCTGGCAGCGGACCGTACCGGCTTGCCGAGCGCGTCGTCGGCCAGCGCATCCGCCTCGTCGCCAACCCGGACGACTGGCGCCGCGGCGAGCCCGTGATGCGCGAGGTGGTGTTCAGGATCTTCTCGCAGGACGCGGCAGCGACCGCCGCGCTCGAATCTGGCGGCGTCGATGTGATCTACGGCGGCTCGTCGCGTTCCGCCGCGCGGCTCAAGCAGGCCGGCGATCCGGTGATCGACGGCCCGGGCCCCCTCGTGCAGGTGTTCCGGATCAACACGACGCGCGGCCCGTTCCGCAATGACACCTTCCGCCAGGCCTTCAACTACCTGATTGACCGCGAAGGGATCCTGCGCGTCTGCTACGCGGGGATGGGAACGGTGGTGGCGCTGCCCTGGGCGCCGTCGAGCCCCGCGCACGACCCCTCCTACGCCCAAACCTACGCCTTCTCGATCGAGACGGGGCGCGAGCTTCTGCAGCGCTCGGGGCTGAGCCAAGCCGAGATGAGCAACTGGAAGCTCGTGGTCAACGCCGGCAGCCAGCCCGATGTGGCGATCAGCCAGCTGGTGCAGGCGACGCTGCGGCGCGTCGGCATCACTATCGAGCTCGAGATGAAGGAGGGCGCCGAGCTGACCGAGGCGATGCTGCGCGGCCGGTTCGACGCGATCTTCGGCGGCATCGGCAATGTGCAGAAGTTCCTCTCGCGCGTGACGACGAACAGCATCTACCGCACCTCCAACAACCCGATCCTCGGCGAGCCGCACCCCTTCCCGGCCTATGTCGCCGCGATCGAGCGCGTGAACACCACCCTCGGCTCGGGGCCGGAGGTGAAGGCGGCCTATGACCACCTGAACAAGGTGCTCGTCGCGTGTGCCTTCGGCATTCCGACCAACACCTACAACCCCGGCCTGATCGTCACCGCGAAGAACGTCTCCGGCTTCACGCTCGACATCGACAACATGCTGGTGCTGCGGACGACGGTGCGGCGCTGA
- a CDS encoding M81 family metallopeptidase has protein sequence MTVLRIGLIHISQETNDFNPQPTTLEDYAAFGLYEGAEVLARAGSTGQIAGHLAAVAESGMAVETVPIIRAHAVAGGRIDRSAHAFFLDRIRSGLAAAGRLDGLALQLHGACAAEGEDDVEGVQAALCRELLGRSVPIVLALDHHANVTRRMVDSVDAIVGHRTQPHDQFDTGLIGTRLLLRILSERLAPRMAMRKIPLVTHQEQFLTARGPMKTWFDRARTLEADPRVLQTVPFPMQPRLDVEEGGWTAVVVTDGDQALAERLADELADLAWCLRDNFLVREAVAVDEAVRMADAEADGLVVLSDTGDTVFGGAAGDSNVILEAMLRLRSRGPALVPMIAPKVVARLFDAGEGAIVTLPVGAETATAFFAPIEVTGRVRRLAHGRVAVSGYQDGEIDMGRTAVFEIGPVTLLASELRGVGGNLPDVYRAFGIEPAEAKMAVLKTASNFQYFAPITRRVIRVDTRGPGQSDVFTLPWKRLPRPIYPLERMSRRDEPRTPPGLRGAA, from the coding sequence ATGACCGTTCTCCGCATCGGCCTGATCCACATCTCGCAGGAGACGAACGACTTCAATCCGCAGCCGACCACGCTCGAAGATTACGCTGCTTTCGGCCTGTACGAAGGCGCGGAGGTGCTCGCCCGTGCCGGCTCGACCGGGCAGATCGCCGGCCATCTCGCCGCCGTCGCCGAGAGCGGCATGGCAGTCGAGACGGTGCCGATCATCCGCGCCCATGCCGTCGCCGGAGGCCGGATCGACCGCTCCGCGCACGCCTTCTTCCTCGACCGGATACGCTCTGGCCTCGCCGCCGCCGGCAGGCTCGACGGGCTTGCGCTGCAGCTTCACGGGGCCTGCGCCGCGGAGGGGGAAGACGATGTCGAGGGCGTCCAGGCCGCGCTGTGCCGCGAGCTCCTCGGGCGCTCGGTGCCGATCGTGCTCGCGCTCGACCACCACGCCAACGTGACGCGACGGATGGTCGACTCGGTCGATGCGATCGTCGGCCACAGGACGCAGCCGCATGACCAGTTCGACACGGGCCTGATCGGCACGCGGCTTCTGCTTCGGATCCTGAGCGAGCGGCTCGCGCCCCGCATGGCGATGCGCAAGATCCCGCTCGTGACGCACCAGGAGCAGTTCCTCACCGCGCGTGGCCCGATGAAGACGTGGTTCGACCGTGCCCGAACGCTGGAGGCGGACCCGCGCGTGCTTCAGACCGTTCCGTTTCCGATGCAGCCCCGGCTCGACGTCGAGGAGGGAGGCTGGACGGCCGTGGTCGTGACGGATGGCGACCAGGCGCTCGCCGAACGCCTCGCCGACGAGCTCGCCGATCTCGCCTGGTGCTTGCGCGACAACTTCCTCGTGCGCGAGGCGGTTGCCGTGGACGAGGCCGTGCGGATGGCGGACGCCGAGGCAGACGGGCTCGTCGTGCTGAGCGATACCGGCGACACCGTGTTCGGCGGCGCGGCCGGCGACAGCAACGTCATCCTCGAGGCGATGCTCCGCCTCCGCAGTCGCGGCCCTGCGCTCGTGCCGATGATCGCGCCCAAGGTCGTGGCGCGGCTGTTCGACGCGGGCGAGGGCGCAATCGTGACGCTGCCGGTCGGCGCCGAGACGGCGACGGCGTTCTTCGCGCCGATCGAGGTCACCGGCCGGGTCAGGCGCCTCGCCCACGGCAGGGTCGCCGTCTCCGGCTACCAGGATGGCGAGATCGACATGGGCCGGACGGCGGTGTTCGAGATCGGCCCGGTCACGCTGCTTGCGAGCGAGCTTCGCGGCGTGGGGGGCAACCTGCCGGACGTCTACCGCGCCTTCGGCATCGAGCCGGCCGAGGCGAAGATGGCGGTGCTCAAGACCGCGTCGAACTTCCAATATTTCGCTCCGATCACCCGCCGCGTGATCCGCGTCGACACGCGGGGGCCAGGGCAGTCGGACGTCTTCACGCTTCCCTGGAAACGGCTGCCGCGCCCGATCTACCCTCTCGAACGAATGTCCCGCCGTGACGAGCCGCGCACGCCGCCGGGCCTGCGCGGCGCCGCCTGA
- a CDS encoding alpha/beta fold hydrolase → MGDTAPGFGSPVREPLAPVTGLEHWTNKGDVRLFLWEKFVGEPTGKRGTIPFVHGSSMASTPTFDLQVPGRPDLSVMDVFARAGYDCWCIDNEGYGRSSKHRDITCDISTGADDLLAAADTSRRRDGPGRCSSTGSRPGR, encoded by the coding sequence ATGGGTGACACTGCGCCCGGCTTCGGCTCGCCCGTTCGCGAGCCGCTCGCGCCTGTGACCGGCCTTGAGCACTGGACGAACAAGGGAGACGTGCGTCTCTTCCTCTGGGAGAAGTTCGTCGGTGAACCGACCGGCAAGCGCGGCACGATCCCCTTCGTGCACGGCTCGTCGATGGCCTCCACCCCGACCTTCGACCTTCAGGTGCCCGGCCGGCCGGACCTTTCGGTGATGGATGTGTTCGCTCGCGCGGGCTACGACTGCTGGTGCATCGACAACGAGGGCTACGGGCGGTCCTCGAAACACCGCGACATCACCTGCGACATCTCGACCGGAGCCGACGACCTCCTCGCCGCCGCAGACACATCGAGGCGACGCGACGGGCCGGGCCGCTGCTCGTCTACGGGATCTCGTCCGGGGCGCTGA
- a CDS encoding lanthionine synthetase LanC family protein, translating to MCAFVGAVPAPRLGLPPRQAVLGGDLSEGSAGIARSLGYAARISGEDGLRGTALGALRHALARAEGWSLHSGRLGPGLVGLELAQVLAEPALVPPSVEAIETASSEALAAAASGAAPADLLGGLAGVVHGLVEALPYDLDGGWLARALLLGRSLLAAAEAAPTGLAWPSVPGGREHLCGLGHGAAGVALARSRLAALATGESAWAEAAQAARGFERGWFSPEHGSWADLRHDAMGPAGPFYPHFWCHGSVGIAQERLRAIAAGLDDPLCRADAAAALAAVAEDAERILSLPTGPGGGDRTNASLCQGLSGVVDLLAEAHRLAPDPAALALMRRITAFIRNDVGPERRWRSGIPGGGAMTPGLMLGSAGIGWAHLRADDPSLLPAGWTPRIAASLPGGD from the coding sequence ATGTGCGCGTTTGTCGGCGCGGTGCCGGCGCCGAGGCTCGGCCTGCCGCCGCGCCAGGCCGTGCTCGGCGGGGACCTCTCCGAAGGCTCGGCCGGGATCGCCCGCTCCCTCGGCTACGCGGCGCGGATCTCAGGCGAGGATGGCCTGCGCGGCACGGCTCTTGGCGCGCTTCGACACGCCCTGGCGCGCGCGGAAGGATGGTCGCTCCATTCCGGGCGGCTCGGCCCCGGGCTGGTCGGTCTCGAGCTCGCCCAAGTGCTCGCGGAGCCGGCGCTCGTTCCGCCCTCGGTCGAGGCGATCGAGACGGCCTCGAGCGAGGCCCTCGCGGCCGCGGCCTCCGGCGCCGCCCCGGCGGATCTGCTCGGCGGGCTCGCGGGCGTCGTGCATGGCCTCGTCGAGGCGCTCCCGTACGACCTCGATGGCGGCTGGCTCGCCCGCGCCCTCTTGCTCGGCCGCTCTCTGCTTGCCGCCGCCGAAGCCGCCCCGACCGGCCTCGCCTGGCCGAGCGTGCCGGGCGGGCGGGAGCATCTCTGCGGCCTCGGGCATGGCGCCGCCGGTGTGGCGCTCGCGCGCTCTCGCCTCGCCGCGCTCGCAACCGGGGAGAGCGCCTGGGCGGAGGCGGCGCAGGCGGCACGCGGCTTCGAGCGCGGCTGGTTCTCGCCCGAGCACGGAAGCTGGGCCGACCTGCGCCACGACGCGATGGGGCCAGCTGGCCCCTTCTATCCGCATTTCTGGTGCCATGGCTCCGTCGGAATTGCGCAGGAGCGCCTGCGTGCAATCGCCGCCGGTCTCGACGACCCGCTCTGCCGGGCCGATGCGGCCGCCGCGCTCGCCGCCGTGGCCGAGGACGCGGAGCGCATCCTTTCCCTGCCCACCGGCCCGGGCGGCGGAGACCGCACCAACGCGAGCCTCTGCCAGGGGCTTTCGGGCGTGGTCGACCTGCTCGCCGAGGCCCATCGCCTCGCGCCGGACCCGGCGGCGCTCGCGCTTATGCGCCGGATCACCGCGTTCATCCGGAACGATGTCGGGCCGGAGCGGCGCTGGCGATCAGGCATTCCCGGCGGCGGCGCGATGACCCCTGGGCTGATGCTCGGCAGCGCCGGCATCGGGTGGGCGCATCTTCGCGCCGACGATCCGTCCTTGCTCCCCGCGGGCTGGACGCCCCGGATCGCTGCCTCCCTCCCTGGCGGGGATTGA
- a CDS encoding alpha/beta fold hydrolase domain-containing protein, producing MKAALFAERNPGRVARLALDAFVWTGKGSPTLEQRRKKLPEYLAGGKRRPIDRAFVHSIFTRDHPGTAKDDVVDAFADAILALDDSVPIGTYVDMCLNLPVVDPERITCPTIVMRGEYDGIAAIDDLIEFFRRLPNPDKQFAVMPGIAHASSSRRTTASCSTSSRPSLPSLPRSTPALGPEPREGRNITMTHPPLMPGRRATLAGLSAAALAAALPGSGAAQGAFPTRNFRVVIPTGQGGGAERLARSFDDAWSRLLGRQFEYEFFPGAAG from the coding sequence CTGAAGGCGGCGCTGTTCGCCGAGCGCAACCCGGGCCGCGTCGCCCGCCTCGCGCTCGATGCCTTCGTCTGGACCGGGAAGGGAAGCCCAACCCTCGAACAGCGGCGCAAGAAGCTCCCCGAATACCTCGCCGGCGGCAAGCGCCGCCCGATCGACCGCGCCTTCGTGCACTCGATCTTCACGCGCGACCATCCGGGCACGGCCAAGGATGACGTGGTCGATGCCTTCGCCGACGCGATCCTCGCCCTCGACGACAGCGTGCCGATCGGCACCTATGTCGACATGTGCCTCAATCTGCCGGTGGTGGACCCGGAGAGGATCACCTGCCCCACGATCGTGATGCGCGGCGAGTATGACGGCATCGCCGCGATCGACGACCTGATCGAGTTCTTCCGCCGCCTGCCCAACCCGGACAAGCAGTTCGCCGTGATGCCCGGGATCGCGCATGCGAGCTCCAGCAGAAGAACTACCGCCTCGTGCAGCACATCCTCGCGTCCTTCTTTGCCCAGCCTGCCCCGGTCTACACCGGCACTCGGCCCTGAGCCGAGAGAAGGGAGGAACATAACGATGACGCATCCTCCTCTGATGCCCGGCCGCCGCGCTACGCTTGCCGGCCTCTCCGCCGCCGCGCTTGCCGCAGCCCTTCCGGGCTCGGGCGCCGCTCAAGGTGCGTTCCCCACTCGGAACTTTCGGGTCGTGATCCCGACCGGCCAGGGAGGCGGGGCGGAACGGCTCGCCCGCAGCTTCGACGACGCCTGGAGCAGGCTGCTCGGGCGGCAGTTCGAGTACGAGTTCTTCCCGGGCGCTGCCGGGTAG
- a CDS encoding LVIVD repeat-containing protein has protein sequence MDEEHEHTPGQLHGGLWLFDVTDPSTIKPISVWHLTERASPYVTTGDRFGAHQFQERMRDFCLYTAWFGGGLRVIDIADPERPTEVAWWLPEPPPGQRSPQANDVDLDGNGLIYVIDRNRGLSILERTA, from the coding sequence GTGGACGAGGAGCACGAGCACACGCCGGGCCAGCTGCACGGCGGGCTGTGGCTGTTCGACGTGACCGACCCGTCGACCATCAAGCCGATCTCGGTGTGGCACCTCACGGAGCGGGCGAGCCCCTATGTGACGACGGGGGATCGCTTCGGCGCGCACCAGTTCCAGGAGCGTATGCGTGACTTCTGCCTCTACACCGCCTGGTTCGGCGGCGGGCTGCGCGTGATCGACATCGCCGATCCGGAGCGCCCGACCGAGGTCGCCTGGTGGCTTCCTGAGCCGCCGCCGGGGCAGCGGAGCCCGCAGGCGAACGACGTCGACCTCGACGGCAACGGCCTGATCTACGTGATCGACCGCAACCGCGGCCTCTCCATCCTCGAACGCACGGCATGA
- a CDS encoding MlrC C-terminal domain-containing protein — translation MVVVKSSNHFAAAFSKVAAEIHYLDSFGPFPHDPTTVTYRRLRRPIAPLDPDPWA, via the coding sequence ATGGTGGTCGTCAAGTCCTCGAATCATTTCGCCGCCGCCTTCTCGAAGGTCGCGGCGGAGATCCACTACCTCGACAGTTTCGGCCCCTTCCCGCACGACCCGACGACGGTGACGTACAGGCGGCTGCGCCGGCCGATCGCCCCGCTCGACCCCGACCCTTGGGCCTGA
- a CDS encoding tripartite tricarboxylate transporter TctB family protein, whose amino-acid sequence MRKRAAGTELIISVLAVAFTGNYFWTVTELSWEAKANGIVVGGILPVLVTLLLVRIGVQLARGEASLAIDFGGWTEANCKRLALIAIILAFLLLLEPLGTSIALALMLFAAMWVMGARHWPSLISVSVALPLIVWASLMVFIGTRLPQGPFERALFARTGLGLSE is encoded by the coding sequence ATGCGCAAGCGCGCCGCCGGAACCGAGCTGATCATCTCGGTGCTCGCAGTCGCGTTCACGGGCAACTATTTCTGGACGGTCACGGAGCTGAGCTGGGAAGCGAAGGCGAACGGAATCGTCGTTGGCGGCATCCTCCCCGTCCTCGTCACGCTTCTGCTCGTGCGAATCGGGGTGCAGCTCGCGCGCGGCGAGGCCTCGCTCGCGATCGACTTCGGCGGCTGGACAGAGGCCAACTGCAAGCGCCTCGCCTTGATCGCGATCATCCTCGCCTTCCTGCTCCTCCTCGAGCCGCTCGGCACATCGATCGCGCTCGCGCTGATGCTGTTCGCCGCGATGTGGGTGATGGGCGCGCGCCATTGGCCGAGCCTGATCAGCGTCTCGGTCGCGCTGCCGCTGATCGTGTGGGCGAGCCTGATGGTCTTCATCGGCACGCGGCTCCCGCAGGGGCCGTTCGAGCGGGCGCTGTTCGCACGAACGGGGCTCGGGCTCTCGGAATGA
- a CDS encoding LVIVD repeat-containing protein, whose amino-acid sequence MTLPQTVDSRNIRAIAWLDIPGGGQVRVEGRYAYVSHMKPPHGTTIIDVSDARDPRVVSTIDLEGDHSHTHKVRVAGDIMVTNVEQNDRHALRRARRIPEVEARLRATLGWEPTEAEIAAELPVKPELMPKLRASLTALPYPEGGFRVWDISDRTRPRLVVHHKTGGVGVHRFDLDDRYAYISTEMEGFVGNILVIYDMADPAHPREVSRWWMPGQNVAAGETPTWPGQQYRLHHALKDGDILYAAVWYAGVRTIDVSDITRPVTLGEYRYHPPFPEPTHTFMRIPGLLKGRAVAAAWTRSTSTRRASCTAGCGCST is encoded by the coding sequence ATGACGCTTCCGCAGACGGTGGACAGCCGGAACATCCGCGCGATCGCCTGGCTCGACATCCCGGGCGGCGGCCAGGTGCGCGTCGAGGGGCGCTACGCCTATGTCAGCCACATGAAGCCGCCGCACGGGACGACCATCATCGACGTCTCGGATGCGCGCGACCCGCGCGTCGTCTCGACCATCGATCTCGAGGGCGATCACTCGCACACCCACAAGGTGCGCGTCGCGGGCGACATCATGGTCACCAATGTCGAGCAGAACGACCGGCATGCGCTCAGGCGCGCGCGCCGGATCCCCGAGGTCGAGGCGCGGCTCCGCGCGACGCTGGGATGGGAACCGACCGAGGCCGAGATCGCCGCCGAGCTGCCGGTGAAGCCCGAGCTGATGCCGAAGCTGCGCGCCTCGCTCACCGCTCTGCCCTATCCCGAGGGCGGGTTCCGGGTATGGGACATCTCCGACCGCACGCGGCCGAGGCTGGTCGTGCACCACAAGACCGGCGGCGTCGGCGTGCACCGCTTCGATCTCGATGACCGTTACGCCTACATCTCGACGGAGATGGAGGGGTTCGTCGGCAACATCCTCGTCATCTACGACATGGCGGACCCGGCGCACCCGCGCGAGGTGTCGCGCTGGTGGATGCCCGGGCAGAACGTCGCCGCCGGCGAGACGCCGACCTGGCCGGGCCAGCAGTACCGCCTGCACCACGCGCTCAAGGATGGCGACATCCTCTACGCCGCCGTCTGGTACGCCGGGGTGCGGACGATCGACGTCTCCGACATCACCCGACCTGTGACCTTGGGCGAATACCGCTACCATCCGCCCTTTCCCGAGCCGACGCACACCTTCATGCGCATCCCCGGCCTGCTCAAGGGCCGGGCGGTGGCCGCGGCGTGGACGAGGAGCACGAGCACACGCCGGGCCAGCTGCACGGCGGGCTGTGGCTGTTCGACGTGA